The following are from one region of the Paenibacillus sp. JZ16 genome:
- a CDS encoding DNA repair helicase XPB, with the protein MHNKPCIVQRDRTILLETAHADAEIARVQLAQYADLIKSPSSFHTYRLTPLSLWNAAAGGMTAEAICSSLRSLSRWDVPAALLEEVCQLVGRYGQLSLLPHPTLDRSLLLSSHEEALMQELISHRSLKEIGVRLISPKEAEVPSDRRGLLKQELTRLGYPVLDHAGYMDGQYLNILWRGEKPDSGGLEDSNGGSNDQRFQLRDYQRKAADSFRDVGGEGGNGVLVLPCGAGKTVIGIAAMRDLQCETLILTSNTTSVRQWIAELLQKTSLSVEEIGEYSGQRKEVRPVTVATYHILTHRQGKGDEQQHMKLFNERRWGLIIYDEVHLLPAPVFRATADIQATRRLGLTATLVREDGREHDVFSLIGPKRYEMPWKRLEEQGWIASVDCTEIKVPLPDEIRAACETAGKRDQYRLAAENPSKLRVIRQLVDFHKDAQTLIIGQYLDQLHAIAEELQAPLITGQMTQDQRNEWYKAFREGTVRVLVVSKVANFAVDLPDASVAIEVSGSYGSRQEEAQRLGRLLRPKQGENRAYFYVLVTEESREEMFAIRRQLFLIEQGYEYHAIQAKHPAFLDMSSMRHRHRLQIPDGKEASWR; encoded by the coding sequence GTGCATAACAAGCCATGCATCGTCCAGCGGGATCGGACCATATTGCTTGAAACCGCTCATGCGGATGCTGAGATCGCACGCGTACAACTGGCCCAGTATGCGGATTTGATCAAAAGTCCTTCGTCTTTTCATACATATCGCCTCACCCCGTTATCCTTATGGAACGCCGCTGCCGGGGGAATGACGGCTGAGGCAATTTGTTCGAGCCTTCGGTCGCTGTCACGATGGGATGTGCCGGCAGCTCTGCTCGAAGAGGTTTGCCAACTTGTTGGGCGTTACGGACAGCTGTCGCTGCTCCCGCATCCCACGCTTGACCGCTCATTGCTGCTATCTAGTCATGAGGAAGCCTTGATGCAGGAGCTGATATCCCATCGCTCCCTGAAGGAAATCGGCGTTCGATTGATTTCGCCGAAGGAAGCAGAAGTGCCTTCAGACCGACGTGGCCTATTGAAGCAGGAGCTGACCCGGCTCGGCTATCCTGTGCTGGACCACGCGGGATATATGGACGGGCAATATCTGAACATTCTTTGGCGTGGTGAAAAGCCGGACAGTGGGGGTCTTGAAGACTCCAACGGCGGATCCAACGATCAGCGCTTTCAGCTCCGCGACTATCAGCGGAAGGCTGCCGATTCCTTCAGGGATGTCGGCGGTGAAGGCGGCAACGGGGTCCTTGTCCTGCCTTGCGGTGCCGGGAAAACGGTCATTGGCATCGCTGCGATGCGCGATCTGCAGTGCGAGACTCTGATCCTCACTTCCAACACAACGTCTGTACGGCAGTGGATCGCCGAGCTGCTGCAGAAAACCTCGCTGTCCGTGGAGGAGATCGGTGAATACTCCGGTCAGCGCAAAGAGGTGAGGCCGGTAACGGTCGCCACCTATCACATCCTGACCCACCGACAAGGCAAGGGGGATGAACAGCAGCATATGAAGCTGTTTAATGAACGCCGCTGGGGCTTAATCATCTATGATGAGGTTCATCTTCTTCCGGCACCGGTATTCCGTGCGACGGCTGATATTCAAGCGACCCGCAGGCTCGGACTGACCGCCACCCTGGTTCGAGAGGATGGAAGGGAGCATGACGTATTCTCGTTGATCGGCCCCAAACGATATGAAATGCCGTGGAAAAGGCTGGAGGAGCAGGGCTGGATTGCTTCGGTGGACTGTACGGAGATTAAGGTGCCGCTGCCGGATGAGATCAGAGCAGCCTGCGAGACGGCGGGCAAAAGGGATCAGTATCGGCTGGCTGCCGAAAATCCGTCCAAGCTCCGCGTGATTCGGCAGCTCGTGGATTTCCACAAGGATGCACAGACGCTGATTATTGGGCAATACCTGGATCAGCTTCATGCCATTGCCGAGGAGCTGCAGGCCCCTCTCATTACGGGGCAGATGACGCAGGATCAGCGCAATGAATGGTATAAGGCTTTCCGGGAAGGAACCGTCCGTGTACTTGTCGTTTCGAAAGTGGCTAACTTCGCCGTTGACCTGCCCGATGCCTCCGTGGCGATCGAGGTTTCGGGAAGTTACGGCTCAAGGCAGGAGGAGGCGCAGCGTCTCGGACGCTTGCTGCGGCCGAAGCAGGGGGAGAACCGGGCTTATTTTTATGTATTGGTAACGGAGGAGAGCCGGGAGGAGATGTTTGCGATCCGGCGTCAGCTGTTCTTGATTGAGCAGGGGTATGAATATCACGCGATTCAAGCGAAGCACCCAGCCTTCCTTGACATGTCATCGATGCGGCATAGGCATCGCCTGCAGATTCCTGACGGGAAGGAGGCCTCGTGGAGATGA
- a CDS encoding helicase-associated domain-containing protein encodes MMEQQDVADVISLDRLLPKERSVLHHIWSRFAGQRFDDDKLRSLRVRRLSGVEVQLAFLSLRQQRWVQAVKQGWGERMYFIPFDKLQILQEAFGDLKAGSVPAAAVKLQQEGRSGIAVDMFNVLVYVAKNRVAVTAKGVLHKKFIQKLGSVVELSPSDVEGLALQYDHADVYPPHIAVVLDLLFSFDLVALEQGELRLNMTALRHWLALTREAMDRLVLLRMMERYVPSLAEYQHFTWRICHSSRIGGMWYYAQHTLAYGEEPQNLEPSSGKELSAEDAASWLRLLTGCGYTDLGMDHDGQFLFRWRMDPCSLLSGSSQDNTGSSGLFIQPDFDILIPPDASYTVKFTAALCTERISDDVMTVYRLTRDSVAQAAMAGMGLEAIKAFFTEYAAAGIPENVHAALCQWGKELERTGKDELSRFIGAAPKDKAVPGACDEEDNRYVMPGYSGSPSSSLIRPARSELALELDHSLPDITSIVPDLNRIPIMWTRDWRSYHGSTAKQMMEQALELSAKLEIAVDGSRMEFIPFQLERQPWKISGALYDPDSESDSEMTETVVQLGEGEWKEMRLVIP; translated from the coding sequence ATGATGGAACAGCAGGACGTGGCGGATGTCATAAGCTTAGATCGGCTTCTTCCAAAGGAGCGGTCGGTCCTTCATCATATCTGGAGCCGTTTTGCCGGGCAGCGATTTGATGACGACAAACTTCGCTCGCTGCGCGTTCGGCGCTTGAGCGGCGTGGAAGTGCAGCTCGCCTTCTTATCCTTGAGGCAGCAGCGATGGGTTCAAGCGGTGAAGCAGGGCTGGGGCGAGAGGATGTATTTCATCCCTTTTGATAAGCTTCAGATTCTCCAGGAGGCCTTTGGCGATCTCAAGGCGGGTTCCGTTCCCGCAGCTGCCGTGAAGCTCCAGCAGGAGGGAAGAAGCGGGATAGCAGTCGATATGTTCAACGTTCTCGTATATGTCGCTAAGAACCGAGTGGCTGTGACTGCTAAAGGGGTTCTGCATAAAAAATTTATTCAGAAGCTGGGGAGCGTGGTGGAATTATCGCCATCCGATGTTGAGGGGCTTGCACTTCAATATGATCACGCTGATGTTTACCCACCACATATTGCGGTTGTATTGGATTTGCTGTTTTCGTTTGATCTGGTCGCCCTGGAGCAAGGGGAGCTTAGACTGAACATGACCGCATTGCGCCATTGGCTTGCACTCACGCGCGAAGCGATGGACCGATTGGTTCTGTTGCGCATGATGGAACGCTATGTTCCGAGTTTGGCCGAGTATCAGCATTTCACATGGCGGATTTGTCACTCATCACGGATCGGTGGGATGTGGTACTATGCTCAGCACACATTGGCATATGGCGAGGAGCCCCAGAACTTGGAGCCAAGTAGCGGAAAGGAATTGTCCGCGGAGGACGCAGCTTCATGGCTCCGTTTATTAACCGGCTGCGGTTACACCGATCTTGGCATGGATCACGATGGCCAATTCCTGTTCCGGTGGCGTATGGATCCCTGCTCCTTGCTGAGTGGAAGCAGCCAGGATAACACCGGATCTTCGGGGCTGTTTATCCAGCCGGATTTTGACATATTGATTCCGCCTGACGCGTCTTACACGGTCAAGTTTACGGCTGCCCTGTGCACGGAGCGCATCTCGGATGACGTAATGACGGTCTATCGTCTGACCAGGGATTCGGTGGCTCAGGCGGCGATGGCAGGAATGGGGCTGGAAGCGATCAAGGCATTTTTTACGGAGTATGCTGCGGCGGGAATTCCGGAGAACGTGCATGCTGCCTTATGTCAGTGGGGCAAAGAGCTTGAAAGAACGGGCAAGGATGAGCTTTCACGATTTATCGGCGCAGCTCCGAAAGATAAAGCGGTACCCGGGGCCTGTGATGAAGAAGATAACCGTTACGTCATGCCGGGTTATTCTGGCAGCCCATCCAGCAGTTTGATTCGCCCTGCGCGCAGCGAGCTTGCTCTTGAATTGGACCACAGCCTTCCGGATATAACGTCAATCGTTCCGGATTTGAACCGGATTCCCATCATGTGGACACGGGATTGGCGCTCTTATCACGGTTCGACGGCCAAGCAAATGATGGAGCAGGCGCTTGAATTGTCAGCTAAATTAGAGATTGCGGTCGATGGCAGCCGGATGGAGTTTATTCCATTTCAGCTCGAGCGGCAGCCATGGAAAATTTCGGGAGCGTTATACGATCCGGACTCCGAATCTGATTCCGAAATGACGGAAACCGTGGTGCAGTTAGGCGAAGGGGAATGGAAGGAAATGCGGCTTGTGATTCCGTAA
- a CDS encoding YlbF family regulator, whose translation MSVSEINTVDMAEVLTYAYEIGDMINASVEVADYLYWKQAVEGDPMIQALIKKLESKKELFEETQRFGHFHPNYHSAKDEVAAVEAELEAFEPVARFKQAEKNLDDLLHSMSEKIAFSVSESIKVPGNDPLPKKGCGSGGACSCG comes from the coding sequence ATGAGCGTATCGGAAATAAATACGGTCGATATGGCCGAGGTGCTCACCTATGCCTATGAAATAGGCGACATGATTAATGCTTCCGTCGAAGTGGCGGATTATCTATATTGGAAGCAGGCAGTTGAGGGTGATCCTATGATTCAGGCTTTAATCAAAAAGCTTGAGTCCAAGAAAGAGCTGTTTGAAGAGACCCAGCGGTTCGGTCACTTTCACCCGAATTACCATTCGGCAAAGGATGAAGTAGCCGCGGTGGAAGCGGAGCTTGAGGCTTTCGAGCCTGTAGCCCGGTTCAAGCAGGCGGAGAAGAATCTGGACGATCTGCTGCATTCGATGTCGGAGAAGATTGCTTTTTCGGTTTCGGAGAGCATCAAGGTTCCGGGCAACGATCCTCTTCCCAAGAAGGGTTGCGGCAGCGGCGGAGCTTGTTCGTGCGGATAA
- a CDS encoding YlbG family protein: MLAERTGFIIWVSDVKAARNLEKYGSVHYISRRMHYVVMYVNADRAEETMKNIRRLSYVRKIERSYRNEIKTEYSSKGPDKAKFYGP, encoded by the coding sequence ATGTTGGCTGAACGGACCGGTTTTATTATATGGGTCAGCGATGTGAAGGCAGCAAGGAATTTGGAGAAATACGGCAGTGTGCACTATATATCACGCCGCATGCATTATGTTGTCATGTACGTCAATGCTGACCGCGCCGAGGAAACAATGAAGAACATCCGGAGATTGTCCTACGTTCGTAAGATCGAGCGCTCCTACCGGAATGAGATTAAGACGGAGTACAGCAGCAAAGGACCGGATAAAGCGAAGTTTTACGGACCTTAG
- a CDS encoding selenium metabolism-associated LysR family transcriptional regulator codes for MNFHQLHIFYTVAERGSFSAAAQALHMSQPAVTMQVQSLEEYFGTKLLIRSTKRMELSEAGRTLLPFARKSLELSQETDAAMAAFSNKLQGRLQLGASLTIGEYVLPRLLGPFGREYPDISIMLKVMNTTQILEEIAGYQLNFGLIEAPVEHPDMVLDSVMEDELKLIVPSGHPLAIRKDAIYLEDVLKYPFVLREKGSGTRKVMEDVLLMRGYDPESIQTVMELGSTGAVKSAVEEGLGITMLSTSTVKHETALGLVKMIDIADASFKRNFYSIQLRSALLPMSAMTFLAYLKERQQNQR; via the coding sequence ATGAACTTTCATCAGCTACATATTTTTTACACGGTAGCAGAGCGCGGGAGTTTTTCCGCTGCTGCCCAGGCGCTTCATATGAGCCAGCCTGCTGTGACGATGCAGGTACAATCGCTCGAGGAGTATTTTGGAACAAAGCTCCTCATTCGTTCCACCAAGCGCATGGAATTGTCCGAAGCCGGGAGGACGCTGCTTCCTTTTGCCCGCAAGAGCCTGGAGCTGTCGCAGGAAACGGACGCGGCGATGGCGGCTTTCTCTAATAAGCTTCAGGGAAGGCTGCAGCTGGGGGCAAGCCTGACCATCGGGGAATACGTGCTGCCCAGATTGCTGGGGCCCTTCGGCCGGGAGTATCCGGATATATCCATTATGCTGAAAGTGATGAACACCACGCAGATCCTCGAGGAAATCGCCGGCTATCAACTGAATTTCGGGCTGATTGAGGCACCTGTGGAGCATCCGGATATGGTTCTCGATTCGGTCATGGAGGATGAGTTGAAACTGATCGTTCCTTCCGGCCATCCTTTAGCAATAAGGAAAGATGCGATATATTTGGAGGATGTGCTGAAGTATCCGTTTGTGCTTCGCGAGAAGGGGTCTGGCACACGGAAGGTGATGGAGGATGTGCTGCTTATGCGGGGGTATGATCCCGAAAGCATCCAAACGGTCATGGAGCTTGGGAGTACGGGAGCGGTGAAATCGGCGGTAGAGGAAGGGCTCGGCATTACGATGCTGTCGACCTCAACGGTCAAGCATGAAACCGCGCTCGGTTTAGTCAAAATGATTGATATTGCGGATGCTTCGTTTAAACGGAATTTTTATTCCATTCAGTTGCGGTCCGCGCTGCTGCCGATGTCGGCGATGACGTTTTTGGCCTATTTAAAGGAACGTCAGCAAAACCAGCGATAA
- a CDS encoding PHP domain-containing protein codes for MDKSMNRTGCDLHSHTQASDGMNTPSENVQLAFERGLGALAITDHDTVAGVEEALQAGERLNMIVVPGVEISTMAGGTDIHVLGYYIDYQDPVFLKRLAELRRTRGERNEKIMAKLRGLGIELTMEEVIGGLGRPLEPDESIGRPHIADALVLKGHALDLRDAFDRYLAQGAAAYVPQPRIHPKEACEWIREAGGVPVLAHPGLYGDDALVRAVIEEAAFKGIEVYHSDHGAAEEKRYLAMAEAYGLIVTAGSDYHGERQGQVFHGDIGSRQVSIQVLDELQQARARS; via the coding sequence ATAGATAAATCGATGAATCGGACAGGCTGCGACCTTCATTCCCACACCCAGGCTTCGGACGGGATGAACACACCTTCGGAGAACGTGCAGCTTGCTTTCGAGCGGGGACTTGGGGCTCTAGCTATAACGGACCATGACACGGTGGCCGGTGTCGAGGAGGCGCTGCAAGCCGGAGAACGCCTCAACATGATCGTGGTCCCTGGCGTAGAAATCAGCACCATGGCAGGCGGGACGGATATTCACGTCCTGGGCTATTACATAGATTACCAGGACCCCGTGTTTCTGAAGCGGCTGGCAGAGCTCCGTCGTACAAGAGGGGAGCGCAATGAGAAGATCATGGCGAAGCTGAGAGGGCTAGGCATCGAGCTGACGATGGAGGAAGTGATCGGAGGCTTGGGGCGGCCGCTCGAACCCGATGAGAGCATCGGCCGCCCGCATATTGCGGATGCCTTGGTTCTTAAGGGTCATGCCCTCGATCTAAGGGATGCCTTTGACCGGTATCTCGCACAGGGCGCAGCTGCATATGTGCCGCAGCCGCGGATTCATCCCAAGGAAGCCTGCGAATGGATACGCGAAGCCGGGGGCGTGCCGGTGCTTGCGCACCCTGGACTCTACGGCGATGATGCATTGGTGAGAGCGGTCATTGAAGAGGCTGCTTTCAAGGGGATTGAAGTCTATCATTCGGACCATGGGGCAGCAGAGGAGAAACGGTATTTGGCGATGGCCGAGGCATACGGTTTGATTGTGACCGCCGGATCCGATTACCATGGCGAGAGGCAGGGCCAGGTGTTCCATGGGGATATCGGCAGCCGCCAGGTATCCATCCAGGTGTTGGATGAGCTTCAACAGGCGCGGGCAAGGAGCTAA
- a CDS encoding Rqc2 family fibronectin-binding protein — protein MALDGIVTRAIVHELQSCRGARINKIYQPNDRDIVFHIRTQQGNAKLLLSANPTYPRVHLTQETFLNPAEAPMFCMILRKHCESGIIEDIQQVGMERIIHITIRQRDELGDISSKKIIVELMGRHSNIILLDPASGTILDGINHVTPAISSYRVVMPGFSYTNPPEQHKLNPLETLQEAFRESCLMNEEQTVPWLVGAFSGLSPLAAQEIANRAGEGSPDGLEGEKDCGSLWSAFDEVMEQVRNHQYTPVTGVNAKGKSVFSVIPLTLLVDETTTYESVSRCMEDYYGDKAQRDTVKQKVSDLLRFLQNERTKNIKKLDNLNKDLEEAGDADRYRIFGELLFASLHQIQKGDREVQLVNFYDEEQATVTIPLDRLLTPSDNAQRYFKKYNKYKNSLAVIDEQLIKTREEINYIENLLQQLSHASLSDIDEIRDELIQQGYLRDRNRKAKKKKKNDKPTLHVYTSSEGIELYVGKNNLQNEYVTNRLASSNDTWLHTKDIPGSHVVIRSSEYGDATLQEAAQLAAYYSQAKESSSVPVDYTLIRHVRKPNGAKPGFVIYDNQKTLFVTPDEQRIKAMPSSVKNNRN, from the coding sequence ATGGCATTAGACGGCATTGTCACACGTGCGATCGTGCATGAGCTTCAATCATGCCGGGGCGCACGGATCAATAAAATATATCAACCGAACGATCGGGACATCGTGTTTCATATACGCACCCAGCAAGGAAACGCCAAGCTGCTGCTATCCGCAAACCCCACGTATCCCAGGGTGCATCTGACGCAGGAGACCTTTCTGAATCCGGCCGAAGCCCCTATGTTTTGCATGATTCTGCGCAAGCATTGCGAGAGCGGCATCATCGAGGACATCCAGCAGGTGGGGATGGAACGAATTATCCATATTACGATCCGGCAGCGTGACGAACTCGGGGATATTTCCTCCAAGAAAATCATCGTCGAGCTCATGGGCAGACACAGCAACATCATTCTGCTCGATCCCGCAAGCGGCACCATTCTGGACGGCATCAACCATGTGACGCCAGCCATCAGCAGCTACCGCGTGGTTATGCCGGGATTCTCCTATACGAATCCGCCGGAGCAGCACAAGCTGAATCCGCTCGAAACCTTGCAGGAAGCCTTCCGGGAATCCTGTCTGATGAACGAGGAGCAGACCGTTCCATGGCTGGTCGGCGCGTTCAGCGGCCTCAGTCCGCTCGCGGCCCAGGAAATTGCCAACCGCGCAGGGGAAGGGAGTCCAGACGGGCTTGAAGGGGAAAAAGATTGCGGAAGTCTGTGGAGCGCATTTGATGAGGTCATGGAACAAGTACGAAACCATCAATATACGCCGGTTACAGGCGTCAATGCCAAAGGAAAGTCGGTGTTCTCCGTCATTCCGCTGACCTTGCTGGTGGACGAGACTACAACCTACGAGTCGGTCAGTCGATGCATGGAGGATTATTACGGGGATAAGGCGCAGCGGGATACGGTAAAACAGAAGGTAAGCGACCTCCTCCGATTCCTGCAGAATGAACGGACGAAGAACATCAAGAAGCTGGATAATCTGAACAAGGACTTGGAAGAAGCCGGGGATGCCGACCGGTATCGTATCTTTGGCGAGCTGCTCTTCGCTTCGCTCCACCAGATTCAGAAGGGCGACCGTGAGGTCCAGCTGGTCAACTTCTATGATGAAGAGCAGGCGACCGTCACCATTCCGCTGGATCGGCTCCTGACTCCGTCGGACAATGCGCAGCGCTATTTCAAAAAATATAACAAATACAAGAACAGCCTTGCGGTCATCGACGAACAGTTAATCAAAACCCGCGAAGAGATCAACTATATCGAGAATCTTCTGCAGCAGCTGTCGCATGCTTCCTTGAGCGACATCGATGAAATCCGGGACGAGCTGATCCAGCAGGGGTATTTGAGAGACCGCAATCGTAAAGCGAAGAAAAAGAAGAAAAACGACAAGCCGACGCTGCATGTCTATACTTCATCCGAAGGCATCGAGCTTTATGTTGGAAAAAACAACCTTCAAAACGAATACGTAACCAACCGCCTCGCTTCCTCAAATGATACATGGCTGCATACCAAGGATATCCCGGGCTCTCACGTGGTCATCCGAAGCAGCGAGTACGGGGATGCAACGCTGCAGGAAGCGGCACAGCTGGCGGCTTATTACAGTCAGGCCAAAGAATCCAGCAGCGTGCCTGTCGACTACACGCTCATTCGCCATGTACGCAAGCCGAATGGAGCCAAACCCGGGTTTGTCATTTATGACAATCAAAAAACGCTGTTCGTCACGCCGGACGAGCAGCGGATCAAGGCGATGCCCAGTTCGGTAAAAAACAATCGCAATTAA